From Synechococcus sp. A10-1-5-1, a single genomic window includes:
- a CDS encoding class I SAM-dependent RNA methyltransferase has translation MTEAWHRQTNRRRGVIQGIAVLPQGLEEIGAEELVNLGAKQVQPLRRAAAFEADMACLYRLHLQCRYPFRFLREVARFPCHDRESLYFGIQNALEWERWLHPSMSFRVDVSGSNPGLSHSHYTALQVKNAVVDLQRNLWGERSSIDLDEPDLSLHVHLSRQEARLSLDGSGGSLHRRGYRSAMGLAPLKENLAAGLVRLSGWDGSIPLVDPLCGSGTLLIEAASWALSQAPGLHRSFALEGWADFNAELWEEEQRRAQAREQPTRTLPILLGCEQNPDVVEQARHNVQAAGLSGAITIQAGDFRALELPSGPGVLVCNPPYGERIGERDELEQLYSDLGAMVKERCSGWSLWLLSGNPELTGALRMKASRRVPVSNGGIDCRWLHYEIR, from the coding sequence ATGACAGAAGCCTGGCACCGGCAAACCAATCGCCGCCGCGGTGTGATTCAAGGGATTGCGGTGCTGCCCCAAGGCCTGGAGGAGATCGGGGCGGAAGAGCTGGTCAACCTCGGGGCCAAGCAGGTTCAGCCCCTGCGTCGCGCCGCGGCCTTCGAAGCCGATATGGCCTGCCTCTATCGGCTCCATCTGCAGTGCCGCTACCCCTTTCGCTTCCTGAGGGAGGTCGCGCGGTTCCCCTGCCATGACCGCGAATCGCTCTACTTCGGCATCCAGAACGCCCTCGAATGGGAACGCTGGCTGCATCCCTCTATGAGTTTCCGCGTCGATGTCAGCGGCAGCAACCCCGGACTCAGCCACAGCCACTACACGGCCCTACAGGTCAAGAACGCCGTGGTTGATCTGCAGCGCAATCTCTGGGGCGAGCGCTCCTCCATCGATCTCGACGAACCCGACCTCTCCCTCCATGTCCACCTCAGCCGCCAGGAAGCACGGCTCAGCCTCGATGGCTCAGGCGGCAGCCTGCATCGCCGGGGGTACCGCAGCGCCATGGGCCTGGCCCCTCTCAAGGAAAATCTGGCCGCGGGCCTGGTCCGCCTGAGCGGCTGGGATGGATCCATCCCCCTCGTGGACCCACTCTGCGGTTCTGGAACGCTCTTGATCGAAGCCGCCAGCTGGGCCCTCTCCCAAGCCCCCGGGCTCCATCGCTCCTTTGCCCTCGAGGGCTGGGCTGACTTCAATGCCGAGCTCTGGGAGGAAGAGCAGCGCCGGGCCCAAGCCCGCGAACAACCGACCAGAACGCTGCCGATCCTGCTGGGCTGCGAACAGAACCCCGACGTGGTGGAGCAAGCCCGCCATAACGTCCAGGCCGCAGGACTTAGCGGAGCCATCACCATCCAGGCTGGCGATTTTCGCGCGCTGGAACTGCCAAGCGGCCCGGGAGTTCTGGTCTGCAACCCGCCCTATGGCGAGCGGATCGGCGAACGCGATGAACTCGAGCAGCTGTACTCGGATCTGGGGGCCATGGTGAAAGAGCGCTGCAGCGGCTGGAGCCTCTGGCTCCTGAGCGGCAACCCGGAACTCACTGGAGCCCTGCGGATGAAAGCCAGCCGGCGGGTTCCCGTGAGCAATGGCGGCATTGATTGCCGCTGGCTCCACTACGAAATCCGTTAG
- a CDS encoding cation:proton antiporter, with protein MSHWITPLLASSQGLMTVPLEIQLLFIGAVYLGTLIISRFSIRIGLPAVLGVLFLGLLVHIHALDVATEEVERLQTFSLALLLFYAGLKTDTQAIRGFLKYGLALAIAGVAISTLVLGAAIVWLTSQSGSAITPGLGNAIPLGAALLVAACLGSTDAGATLGVLRQVKRQVPQKVQDLLEFESSVNDPSALILFSIAASLFTVGSQGQALPEVIIGGFSSLLQKMGSGVLVGLGFGYIARLMINRLVVDREQLLIVAISIAFMDYGCTQILGGSGFVAVYITGLLMTNEHYQKPEINHQTIQDVLLPFNTMTEISIFFIFGLLVDPNQLLPALPAGLATAAVLMLVARPLSVLVFQRLSPFSVKESLLIAWCGLRGAVPLALSFNVMAAIPMLRGVPSDTSAALLAQNCQAIVFITVMLNLSLQGLSLPSLCRWLSDPPTPVSSS; from the coding sequence ATGAGCCATTGGATCACCCCCCTGCTGGCGAGTAGCCAGGGGTTAATGACAGTTCCCCTTGAGATTCAACTGCTGTTTATCGGAGCGGTTTATCTCGGGACACTGATCATCAGTCGCTTCTCGATTCGCATTGGCCTACCCGCTGTGCTTGGGGTTCTGTTCTTAGGCCTGCTGGTCCATATTCATGCCTTGGATGTTGCGACAGAGGAAGTGGAGCGACTTCAAACCTTCTCCCTTGCCCTGCTGCTCTTTTATGCCGGCCTCAAAACAGACACCCAAGCGATTCGTGGCTTCCTGAAGTACGGACTCGCCCTCGCCATTGCCGGGGTTGCCATCTCCACCCTGGTTCTGGGTGCTGCCATCGTCTGGCTGACCTCCCAAAGCGGCAGCGCCATCACCCCAGGGCTCGGCAACGCCATCCCGCTTGGGGCCGCCCTTCTGGTGGCCGCCTGCCTGGGCTCGACCGATGCCGGCGCGACCCTCGGAGTCTTGCGCCAGGTCAAACGCCAAGTCCCTCAAAAAGTGCAGGACCTGCTGGAATTCGAATCGTCGGTGAACGACCCTTCGGCACTGATTCTGTTCAGCATTGCCGCGAGTCTCTTCACCGTTGGTTCGCAAGGCCAAGCCCTTCCTGAAGTGATCATCGGTGGCTTCTCCAGCCTGCTGCAAAAGATGGGCTCGGGGGTCTTGGTGGGATTGGGCTTCGGTTACATCGCCCGATTGATGATTAACCGTTTAGTGGTCGATCGCGAGCAACTGCTCATTGTGGCGATCTCCATCGCCTTTATGGATTACGGCTGCACCCAAATCCTCGGCGGATCAGGTTTTGTAGCGGTCTACATCACGGGTTTGTTGATGACCAATGAGCACTACCAAAAGCCCGAGATCAATCACCAAACGATTCAAGACGTGCTGCTGCCGTTCAACACCATGACGGAGATCAGCATCTTTTTCATCTTTGGCCTACTGGTGGACCCCAACCAGTTACTCCCAGCCTTACCGGCTGGCCTGGCCACCGCTGCAGTCTTGATGCTCGTCGCCCGCCCCTTGAGCGTCCTGGTCTTTCAACGGCTTTCGCCCTTCAGCGTCAAGGAGTCCCTGTTGATTGCCTGGTGCGGCCTGCGCGGGGCGGTGCCCTTGGCGCTCTCCTTCAACGTCATGGCGGCCATCCCGATGCTGCGCGGGGTGCCTAGCGATACAAGTGCCGCTCTGCTGGCTCAGAACTGCCAGGCCATCGTTTTCATCACGGTGATGCTCAACCTCAGTCTGCAGGGACTCTCCCTGCCGAGCCTCTGCCGCTGGCTCAGCGACCCACCAACGCCCGTGTCGTCTTCGTGA
- a CDS encoding phage holin family protein: MTSSDSSSPQDPPRRGVPLKAASRITGLVASVMDLHVRIALKEADREKRRLIGGVVLLMAGLSALLMAWLAADVALLIWLHQSRGWSWIQAALGLMGINLLLSALFLRIGGLMTKGPYLPETLAGLTKTTRALVGR; this comes from the coding sequence ATGACCAGTTCCGACTCCTCCTCTCCGCAAGATCCACCGCGGCGTGGGGTTCCCCTGAAGGCGGCCTCCCGCATTACGGGGCTGGTGGCCTCGGTGATGGACCTGCATGTCCGCATTGCGCTCAAGGAAGCCGATCGCGAGAAGCGCCGCCTGATTGGCGGCGTCGTCTTGCTGATGGCTGGCCTCTCGGCGTTGTTGATGGCCTGGTTGGCAGCCGATGTGGCGTTGCTGATCTGGCTGCATCAGAGCCGGGGCTGGAGTTGGATTCAGGCCGCCCTGGGCCTGATGGGGATCAACTTGCTGCTGAGTGCGCTCTTCCTGCGGATTGGCGGGCTGATGACCAAGGGCCCCTATCTGCCGGAAACCTTGGCGGGTCTCACGAAGACGACACGGGCGTTGGTGGGTCGCTGA